The sequence below is a genomic window from Pseudomonadota bacterium.
AAAAAGCTTGACAGAGTAAATGTGTGTGGTATTAAAATATCAGAACATATTAAAGAAGGGTGGAGTAAATATATTTTGTGAATAAATCAGGTTTGTAATGCCGGAAAAAAAGCAAAAGAAAGAGGTTCCAAATATAGACATTTATAAGGCATGGTGCAAGGCTTGTGGGATATGCGTTGCTTTTTGTCCTGCTGGTGCCCTTGCTCGAGACGAAGCAGGTTACCCTTATGTGAAAGAAATTGAGAAATGTATAAATTGTGGGTGGTGTGAAATAAGATGTCCCGATTTTGCTATTACTGTCGAGCAAAAGAAAAAACATGAAAAGGGAGTAAGGGAGAAAGTTGAGAAAGAAAGTTCATAAAGAGAAACTACTTCAGGGCAATGAAGCTATTGTGGAGGGCGCTCTCCGTGCTGGTTGCCGGTTTTTTGCAGGTTATCCTATAACTCCGGCAACAGAAATCTCTGAGCTATTGTCAGTAAAACTGCCCAAAGTGGATGGAACATTTATCCAGATGGAAGATGAGATTGCAAGTCTTGGTACTGTAATTGGTGCTTCTCTCGCTGGGGTGAAATCGATGACTGCAACAAGCGGTCCTGGTTTTTCGTTGATGCAGGAGAATTTGGGGTTTGCAATCATCGCTGAAGTTCCATGTGTTATTGTGAATGCAATGCGAGGAGGACCAAGTACAGGGCTCCCCACATCGCCTTCTCAGAGCGACGTAATGCAAGCCAGATGGGGGACTCACGGTGATCATCCAATCATAGCACTCTGCCCGTCGACAGTTAAAGAGTGTTATGACCTTACTATTAAAGCTTTTAATTTTTCTGAAAGGTTTCGTAACCCTGTAATAGTCCTTGTTGACGAAGTTGTAGCCCATATGAGGGAGAAAATAGACCTGTCTGATGAGGATGAGGTTGAAATAATCAATAGGGTAAAACCTACAGTTCCACCAGAATGGTATATCCCGTATGAAGACACTCCCAGGGGAGTACCTGCAATGGCTAATTTTGGTGAAGGCTACCGGTACCATGTTACCGGGTTGACCCATGATATTAGAGGATTCCCAACTTCAAGGCCCGATGAGATAGACCCTTTTATCAGGAGGCTTTTTAGAAAGATCAGCCAGAATTACTCTGAAATTCAAATAGGGGAATTCTTCCAGACCGATGATGCTGATATTACAATCATTGCTTATGGTTGTGTTGCCAGGTCAGCAAAGAGGGCAGTTATTGATGCAAGAGAGAGAGGGATAAAGGTGGGT
It includes:
- a CDS encoding 4Fe-4S dicluster domain-containing protein gives rise to the protein MPEKKQKKEVPNIDIYKAWCKACGICVAFCPAGALARDEAGYPYVKEIEKCINCGWCEIRCPDFAITVEQKKKHEKGVREKVEKESS
- a CDS encoding 2-oxoacid:acceptor oxidoreductase subunit alpha — protein: MRKKVHKEKLLQGNEAIVEGALRAGCRFFAGYPITPATEISELLSVKLPKVDGTFIQMEDEIASLGTVIGASLAGVKSMTATSGPGFSLMQENLGFAIIAEVPCVIVNAMRGGPSTGLPTSPSQSDVMQARWGTHGDHPIIALCPSTVKECYDLTIKAFNFSERFRNPVIVLVDEVVAHMREKIDLSDEDEVEIINRVKPTVPPEWYIPYEDTPRGVPAMANFGEGYRYHVTGLTHDIRGFPTSRPDEIDPFIRRLFRKISQNYSEIQIGEFFQTDDADITIIAYGCVARSAKRAVIDARERGIKVGLLKLNTIWPFMRAQVEKVLRTSKTIIVPEMNMGQISREVKRVNKGDAKVFTLNKIDGTIITPQEILARIKEVS